From one Plantibacter flavus genomic stretch:
- a CDS encoding DUF3117 domain-containing protein — translation MAAMKPRTGDGPMEAVKEGRLIIVRVPLEGGGRLVVSVNDAEAQELHDALAGVVSAG, via the coding sequence ATGGCCGCAATGAAGCCACGCACCGGAGACGGGCCAATGGAGGCCGTGAAGGAGGGTCGGCTCATCATCGTGCGAGTGCCTCTTGAAGGGGGAGGGCGTCTCGTCGTGTCGGTCAACGACGCAGAGGCTCAAGAACTGCATGATGCACTCGCGGGTGTGGTGAGCGCGGGCTGA
- a CDS encoding O-methyltransferase: MSEHNLNWKYAGDVVVESAAMLTARAHAHELGVEPISPAIGAQIAVVAAATRAESIVEVGTGTGVSGLWLLRGATSAVLTSIDTEIVHQQQARAAFTEAGITTNRIRLITGSALDVLPRMNENSYDLVLVDGDPGSVIEYVEHGLRLVRPGGTVLVPHALWRGRVADPAQRDETTGLFRSLVQEISASDAVVSALSPAGDGLLQITKPNL; the protein is encoded by the coding sequence GTGTCAGAACACAATCTCAACTGGAAGTACGCGGGCGACGTGGTCGTCGAGAGCGCGGCGATGCTCACGGCCCGCGCTCACGCGCACGAACTGGGTGTCGAACCGATCTCCCCGGCGATCGGCGCGCAGATCGCGGTGGTGGCCGCGGCCACCCGCGCGGAGTCCATCGTCGAGGTGGGGACCGGCACCGGCGTCTCCGGGCTCTGGCTGCTCCGAGGCGCCACGAGCGCGGTGCTGACGTCCATCGACACCGAGATCGTGCACCAGCAGCAGGCACGCGCGGCGTTCACGGAGGCCGGCATCACGACCAACCGCATCCGCCTCATCACCGGCAGCGCACTCGACGTCCTTCCGCGGATGAACGAGAACTCCTACGACCTCGTCCTCGTCGACGGCGACCCGGGATCGGTGATCGAGTACGTCGAGCACGGACTCCGTTTGGTGCGTCCCGGCGGCACCGTGCTCGTCCCGCATGCGCTCTGGCGAGGTCGCGTGGCCGATCCGGCTCAGCGGGACGAGACCACAGGACTGTTCCGCTCGCTCGTCCAGGAGATCTCCGCGTCCGACGCGGTCGTCAGCGCCCTGTCCCCCGCCGGCGACGGCCTCCTGCAGATCACCAAACCCAACCTCTGA
- the efeO gene encoding iron uptake system protein EfeO has product MQHRIIAGLAGAGVLALALTGCVPNKTGSDALTVAITDDSCSVSVAKATAGAVTFSITNNGTDVNEFEILASDKLRIVGEKENVTPGQTVSYVAQLNPGTYYTACKFQLVGAPVGLAEFTVTGENAAVSKDEQALTDQAVTNYVAYIKSQVAELVPQVKAFTDAYAAGDDETARQLFATTRVSYERIEPTAEAFGDLDPKIDYREVDAVAEGLDWTGFHRIEKDLWPPAADALNSDGTSALLDWTPSTPEQRQQFATGLVDDVQQLFDLVSEKDFTVSLGDISNGAIGLLDEVAVGKISGEEDWWSHTDLYDFAANVQGAEVAFGNVKDIAASKGDAGTKLVGQIETEFTALQDLLAKYGSLDNGFVSYDTVTEEQRKELSDQVNALSEPLSQLTHTVLGVAE; this is encoded by the coding sequence ATGCAGCACCGCATCATCGCCGGCCTCGCCGGCGCGGGCGTCCTCGCCCTCGCCCTCACGGGATGCGTCCCGAACAAGACGGGAAGCGACGCACTCACCGTCGCCATCACCGACGACTCGTGCTCGGTGTCCGTGGCGAAGGCGACGGCCGGTGCCGTGACCTTCTCGATCACCAACAACGGCACCGACGTCAACGAGTTCGAGATCCTCGCCTCGGACAAGCTGCGCATCGTCGGCGAGAAGGAGAACGTGACGCCGGGCCAGACGGTGTCCTACGTCGCACAGCTGAACCCCGGCACGTACTACACGGCCTGCAAGTTCCAGCTCGTCGGCGCACCGGTCGGCCTCGCCGAGTTCACCGTGACGGGCGAGAACGCCGCCGTCTCGAAGGACGAGCAGGCGCTCACCGACCAGGCCGTGACGAACTACGTCGCCTACATCAAGTCCCAGGTGGCCGAACTCGTGCCGCAGGTGAAGGCCTTCACCGACGCGTACGCCGCCGGCGACGACGAGACCGCCCGTCAGCTGTTCGCGACGACGCGCGTCTCGTACGAACGCATCGAGCCGACGGCCGAGGCCTTCGGCGACCTCGACCCGAAGATCGACTACCGCGAGGTCGACGCCGTGGCTGAAGGACTCGACTGGACCGGCTTCCACCGGATCGAGAAGGACCTCTGGCCACCGGCAGCCGACGCACTGAACTCCGACGGCACGAGCGCGCTGCTGGACTGGACGCCGTCGACGCCGGAGCAGCGTCAGCAGTTCGCCACCGGTCTCGTCGACGACGTGCAGCAGTTATTCGACCTCGTCTCCGAGAAGGACTTCACCGTGAGCCTCGGCGACATCTCGAACGGCGCCATCGGTCTCCTCGACGAGGTCGCCGTCGGCAAGATCTCCGGCGAGGAGGACTGGTGGTCCCACACCGACCTCTACGACTTCGCGGCCAACGTGCAGGGAGCCGAGGTCGCGTTCGGCAACGTCAAGGACATCGCCGCGAGCAAGGGCGACGCGGGCACGAAGCTCGTCGGCCAGATCGAGACCGAGTTCACGGCACTGCAGGACCTGCTCGCGAAGTACGGCAGCCTCGACAACGGTTTCGTGAGCTACGACACCGTCACCGAGGAGCAGCGCAAGGAGCTCTCCGACCAGGTGAACGCCCTCTCCGAGCCGCTGTCGCAGCTCACCCACACGGTGCTCGGCGTCGCCGAGTAA
- a CDS encoding Sec-independent protein translocase TatB — protein MFGLTFDKLLIIGVIAVFLLGPERLPYYASQLARLVRTLRDLASGAKDRMREEMGPEFDEVDWKKLDPRQYDPRRIIREALLDDEPPVAPTVATTAPLDAAPAAAAAAVPSLEKPKSIQAATDERLRRLAAGETAAPPFDLEAT, from the coding sequence GTGTTCGGTCTGACCTTCGACAAACTCCTCATCATCGGGGTCATCGCCGTGTTCCTGCTGGGTCCGGAACGGCTGCCGTACTACGCCTCGCAACTGGCGCGACTCGTCCGCACCCTCCGCGACCTCGCCTCCGGTGCCAAGGACCGGATGCGCGAGGAGATGGGGCCGGAGTTCGACGAGGTCGACTGGAAGAAGCTCGACCCACGTCAGTACGATCCGAGGCGCATCATCCGCGAGGCGCTCCTCGACGACGAGCCCCCGGTGGCGCCGACGGTCGCGACGACCGCTCCGCTCGACGCGGCTCCCGCGGCCGCCGCTGCAGCCGTTCCGTCGCTCGAGAAACCGAAGTCGATCCAGGCGGCGACCGACGAGCGCCTGCGCCGACTCGCAGCCGGGGAGACCGCCGCGCCCCCGTTCGACCTCGAAGCCACCTGA
- a CDS encoding DUF1003 domain-containing protein — MARAPRNEIRLDAPKGLRSSVRSIRRAPASRDRFGRFTEWIARAMGTPWFLLGLTLFVILWIGWNTYGPLSLRFDSVDIGFVALTLVLSLQASYAAPLILLAQNRQDDRDRVQIEQDRQRSERNLADTEYLAREVVALRLALKDMASKDFIRAELRSLLEELDRDRADQPEHDGPERRRG; from the coding sequence GTGGCACGAGCTCCCCGCAATGAGATCAGGCTCGACGCTCCGAAGGGACTTCGCAGTTCCGTGCGGTCCATCCGCCGCGCGCCGGCCTCGCGCGACCGCTTCGGCCGCTTCACGGAGTGGATCGCCCGGGCGATGGGCACCCCGTGGTTCCTGCTCGGCCTCACGCTCTTCGTCATCCTCTGGATCGGCTGGAACACCTACGGACCGCTCTCCCTCCGGTTCGACTCCGTCGACATCGGTTTCGTCGCCCTGACGCTCGTGCTCTCCCTCCAGGCCTCCTACGCGGCGCCGCTCATCCTGCTCGCCCAGAACCGCCAGGACGACCGCGACCGCGTGCAGATCGAGCAGGATCGGCAGCGGTCCGAACGGAACCTCGCCGACACCGAGTACCTCGCCCGTGAGGTCGTCGCGTTGCGCCTGGCCCTCAAGGACATGGCGTCGAAGGACTTCATCCGCGCCGAACTGCGCTCCCTGCTCGAGGAACTCGATCGGGATCGCGCCGACCAGCCCGAACACGACGGGCCCGAGCGTCGGCGTGGCTGA
- the fdxA gene encoding ferredoxin, whose protein sequence is MTYVIALPCVDVKDRACIDECPVDCIYEGERSLYIHPDECVDCGACEPVCPVEAIYYEDDLPEEWADYYKANVEFFDEVGSPGGAAKVGVIPSDHPLIAALPPQAHE, encoded by the coding sequence GTGACCTACGTGATCGCCCTGCCGTGCGTCGATGTCAAGGACCGCGCCTGCATCGACGAATGCCCCGTCGACTGCATCTACGAGGGTGAACGGTCGCTCTACATCCACCCCGACGAATGCGTCGACTGCGGTGCGTGCGAGCCGGTCTGCCCGGTGGAGGCCATCTACTACGAGGACGACCTCCCCGAGGAGTGGGCGGACTACTACAAGGCCAATGTCGAGTTCTTCGACGAGGTCGGTTCCCCGGGCGGGGCCGCGAAGGTCGGCGTGATCCCCTCGGACCACCCGCTCATCGCCGCGCTGCCGCCCCAAGCCCACGAGTAG
- the efeB gene encoding iron uptake transporter deferrochelatase/peroxidase subunit, with protein MTEHTPPTPPAPEAGSAPTEPGPGAASAPPSDTPRRGLSRRALFGLAGAGAAGLAAGAGATAAITAAVSASASASGVTTVYPFSGAHQSGITTPAQDRLHFAAYDVSAGTTREELVELLQDWSVAAARMTQGQEVADGGAVDGSPLAPPVDTGEALGLPASGLTITFGFGPTLFTAEDGTDRFGIADRRPAELEKLPRFTGDNLQAGLTGGDLCIQACADDPQVAVHAIRNLSRIAFGRASIRWSQLGFGRTSSTSTSQVTPRNLFGFKDGTANVKSEETKTVEEQVWVQDGDSAAWLSGGSYLVVRKIRMIIETWDRAQLQEQERVIGRSKGEGAPLSGGKEFSEPDFEAVGATDQPLIDKHSHVRLAHPTQLKGTKLLRRGYNFVDGNDDLGRLNAGLFFMSYQRSPKQFIDVQRALATDALNEYIKHVGSAIFAVPPGANQDGWVGETLFA; from the coding sequence ATGACCGAGCACACTCCCCCCACGCCCCCTGCACCCGAGGCAGGATCGGCGCCCACCGAACCTGGACCCGGCGCCGCGTCCGCACCGCCGAGCGACACCCCACGGCGCGGGCTGTCGCGACGGGCGCTGTTCGGCCTCGCCGGAGCAGGCGCCGCGGGGCTGGCGGCCGGAGCCGGGGCGACCGCGGCCATCACCGCAGCCGTGAGCGCCTCGGCGAGTGCCTCGGGCGTCACGACGGTCTACCCCTTCAGCGGGGCGCACCAGAGCGGGATCACCACGCCGGCGCAGGACCGCCTGCACTTCGCCGCGTACGACGTGTCGGCGGGGACCACCAGGGAGGAGCTCGTCGAGCTGCTCCAGGACTGGAGTGTCGCCGCGGCACGCATGACGCAGGGCCAGGAGGTCGCCGACGGTGGCGCCGTGGACGGCTCCCCGCTCGCTCCCCCGGTCGACACCGGCGAGGCGCTCGGACTGCCCGCCAGCGGGCTCACGATCACCTTCGGGTTCGGACCCACACTCTTCACCGCCGAGGACGGCACGGACCGGTTCGGCATCGCCGACCGGCGCCCTGCCGAGTTGGAGAAGCTCCCCCGCTTCACGGGCGACAACCTGCAGGCGGGCCTCACCGGCGGCGACCTCTGCATCCAGGCCTGCGCCGACGACCCACAGGTCGCCGTGCACGCGATCCGCAATCTGAGCCGCATCGCGTTCGGACGTGCCTCCATCCGCTGGTCGCAGCTCGGTTTCGGTCGCACCTCGTCGACCTCTACGAGTCAGGTCACCCCGCGCAACCTGTTCGGCTTCAAAGACGGCACTGCGAACGTCAAGTCCGAGGAGACGAAGACGGTCGAAGAGCAGGTGTGGGTCCAGGACGGGGACAGCGCCGCCTGGCTGAGCGGTGGTTCCTACCTCGTGGTCCGCAAGATCCGCATGATCATCGAGACCTGGGACCGCGCGCAGCTCCAGGAGCAGGAGCGGGTCATCGGTCGGAGCAAGGGCGAGGGCGCACCGCTGTCGGGCGGCAAGGAGTTCTCCGAGCCCGACTTCGAAGCGGTCGGGGCTACGGATCAGCCGCTCATCGACAAGCACTCGCACGTGCGCCTGGCGCACCCGACCCAGCTCAAGGGCACGAAGCTCCTGCGACGCGGATACAACTTCGTCGACGGCAACGACGACCTCGGGCGGTTGAACGCCGGACTGTTCTTCATGTCGTACCAGCGATCGCCGAAGCAGTTCATCGACGTG
- a CDS encoding Mrp/NBP35 family ATP-binding protein, which yields MADADAADTGLAERIRTALARVIDPEIRKPITELDMVGPITVDDDGAADVTIKLTIVGCPAAASIERDVREATAATPGVTSVAVDVQVMSTAERQALTERLRGGRSARGIPFGPDSLTRVYAVTSGKGGVGKSTVTANLAVALAASGLRVGLVDADVHGFSIPGLLGLVEDGVAVKPTQVGDMILPPVAHGVKVVSIGMFIDAPTDGTTAVAVAWRGPMLHRTIQQFLTDVFFGDLDVLLLDLPPGTGDVAISIGQLLPHAEVLVVTTPQPAAAEVAERSGVVARQTGQRVHGVIENMAGLPQSDGSILQLFGSGGGEALAARLSIGQDAPVPLLASVPLSVPLREGGDAGLPIVLSDSTDPAAAEILRLAGQLAARPRGLAGRRLGVSTN from the coding sequence GTGGCTGACGCCGACGCGGCCGACACCGGCCTCGCCGAGCGGATCAGGACCGCTCTCGCCCGCGTCATCGACCCCGAGATCCGCAAACCGATCACCGAACTCGACATGGTCGGCCCGATCACGGTGGACGACGACGGTGCGGCCGACGTCACGATCAAGCTCACGATCGTCGGCTGCCCGGCAGCGGCGAGCATCGAGCGCGACGTGCGTGAGGCCACCGCGGCGACCCCCGGGGTCACGAGCGTCGCGGTCGACGTCCAGGTGATGTCGACGGCGGAGCGTCAAGCGCTCACGGAGCGCCTGCGAGGCGGCCGGAGCGCCCGTGGCATCCCGTTCGGCCCGGACTCACTGACCCGTGTGTACGCCGTGACGAGCGGCAAAGGCGGTGTCGGGAAGTCGACGGTGACCGCGAACCTGGCCGTCGCACTCGCCGCCAGTGGTCTGCGGGTCGGCCTGGTCGACGCGGACGTCCACGGGTTCTCCATCCCGGGGCTCCTCGGCCTGGTCGAGGACGGCGTGGCCGTCAAACCGACGCAGGTCGGCGACATGATCCTGCCACCGGTCGCCCACGGCGTGAAGGTCGTCTCGATCGGCATGTTCATCGACGCACCGACGGACGGCACCACCGCCGTCGCCGTCGCCTGGCGCGGACCGATGCTCCACCGCACCATCCAGCAGTTCCTGACCGACGTGTTCTTCGGCGACCTCGACGTCCTGCTCCTCGACCTCCCGCCCGGCACCGGGGACGTCGCCATCTCCATCGGCCAGCTGCTCCCCCACGCCGAGGTGCTCGTCGTCACGACACCGCAGCCGGCCGCCGCCGAGGTCGCCGAGCGCAGCGGCGTGGTTGCGCGCCAGACCGGGCAGCGCGTCCACGGCGTCATCGAGAACATGGCGGGTCTCCCCCAGTCCGACGGCAGCATCCTGCAGCTGTTCGGCTCAGGGGGTGGCGAGGCGCTCGCAGCGCGGTTGTCGATCGGCCAGGACGCACCGGTACCGCTCCTCGCCTCGGTCCCGCTCAGCGTCCCGCTTCGGGAAGGTGGAGATGCCGGGCTGCCGATCGTGCTCTCGGATTCGACGGATCCCGCGGCCGCCGAGATCCTCCGGCTGGCCGGACAGCTCGCTGCCAGACCGCGTGGCCTCGCCGGTCGCCGTCTCGGCGTCAGCACGAACTGA
- a CDS encoding citrate synthase, with protein MNYPGGTAEFPIHQSAQGASSIDISSLTRQTGLTTLDYGFVNTAATKSAITYIDGDQGILRYRGYPIEQLAKQSTFLEVAWLLIHGELPTADELGGFDEKIRRHTLLHEDLKRFFSALPHTAHPMAVLSSALQAMSTYYESDANPHDPDHVELTTVRMLAKLPVIAAYAHKKSVGQAFLYPDNSLSFVDNFLKLNFGNLAEPYEIDPVLSKALDLLLILHEDHEQNASTSTVRLVGSTGANLYASVSAGINALSGPLHGGANEAVLQMLGRIQESGEGVQRFVDRVKNKEDGVKLMGFGHRVYKNYDPRAKLVKESAGEVLRALGINDPLLDLAQELEQIALEDDYFKERKLYPNVDFYTGVIYKAMGFPTRMFTVLFAIGRLPGWIAHWREMNLDPQTKIGRPQQLYTGSPERPFPTR; from the coding sequence CTGAACTACCCCGGCGGAACGGCCGAATTCCCGATCCACCAGTCAGCCCAGGGCGCGTCGAGTATCGACATCTCCTCGCTCACGCGGCAGACCGGCCTGACCACGCTCGACTACGGGTTCGTCAACACCGCGGCGACCAAGTCGGCGATCACGTACATCGACGGCGACCAGGGCATCCTGCGCTACCGCGGCTACCCGATCGAGCAGCTCGCCAAGCAGTCGACCTTCCTCGAGGTCGCCTGGCTGCTCATCCACGGGGAGCTCCCGACGGCCGACGAACTCGGCGGATTCGACGAGAAGATCCGGCGCCACACGCTCCTCCACGAGGACCTCAAGCGGTTCTTCTCCGCGCTCCCGCACACGGCCCACCCGATGGCCGTCCTGTCGAGCGCCCTGCAGGCCATGTCGACCTACTACGAGTCGGACGCCAACCCGCACGATCCCGACCACGTCGAGCTCACGACGGTCCGCATGCTCGCGAAGCTCCCGGTGATCGCCGCCTACGCGCACAAGAAGTCGGTCGGGCAGGCGTTCCTCTACCCCGACAACTCCCTGAGCTTCGTCGACAACTTCCTCAAGCTGAACTTCGGCAACCTCGCCGAGCCCTACGAGATCGATCCCGTCCTGTCGAAGGCGCTCGACCTCCTGCTCATCCTGCACGAGGACCACGAGCAGAACGCCTCGACCTCCACGGTCCGCCTCGTCGGCTCGACCGGAGCGAACCTCTACGCCTCGGTGTCCGCCGGTATCAACGCCCTGTCGGGTCCGCTGCACGGTGGCGCGAACGAGGCCGTCCTGCAGATGCTCGGCCGGATCCAGGAGTCCGGCGAGGGCGTGCAGCGCTTCGTCGACCGCGTGAAGAACAAGGAAGACGGTGTGAAGCTCATGGGCTTCGGGCACCGCGTCTACAAGAACTACGACCCGCGCGCCAAGCTCGTCAAGGAGAGCGCCGGCGAGGTGCTCCGTGCCCTCGGTATCAACGACCCGCTGCTCGACCTCGCTCAGGAGCTCGAGCAGATCGCCCTCGAGGACGACTACTTCAAGGAGCGCAAGCTCTACCCGAACGTCGACTTCTACACCGGTGTCATCTACAAGGCGATGGGCTTCCCGACGCGGATGTTCACGGTGCTCTTCGCCATCGGACGCCTGCCCGGGTGGATCGCCCACTGGCGTGAGATGAATCTCGACCCCCAGACGAAGATCGGACGCCCGCAGCAGCTGTACACGGGCTCGCCCGAGCGGCCCTTCCCGACGCGCTAG
- the efeU gene encoding iron uptake transporter permease EfeU has product MLANYLIGLREGLEAGLIVGILVAYLNKLGRRDVLPRLWLGVAVAIVVSLGVGAILTWGPYGLSFQAQEILGGGLSILAVGLVTWMIFWMGRNARELKHDLESRLDAAVAGSAIGIIVLGFISVGREGIETALFIWASVNSGENAVVGSIGALLGILTSVVIAYLIYRGFVRINLGTFFTWTGLFLVVVAAGVLAYGVGDLQEAGVIPGWGQAAFDLSAVVPPTSWYGTVLGGLFNFTPAPTWAQFGAWLLYLIVTLVCFIRVSGLGRRRPTSVTKPVTTNA; this is encoded by the coding sequence GTGCTCGCGAACTACCTCATCGGCCTCCGCGAAGGCCTCGAAGCCGGCCTCATCGTCGGCATCCTCGTCGCCTACCTGAACAAGCTCGGCCGCCGGGACGTCCTCCCCCGGTTGTGGCTCGGCGTCGCCGTCGCGATCGTCGTCTCGCTCGGGGTCGGTGCGATCCTCACCTGGGGACCGTACGGGCTGAGCTTCCAGGCGCAGGAGATCCTCGGCGGCGGACTGTCCATCCTGGCCGTCGGGCTCGTCACCTGGATGATCTTCTGGATGGGGCGCAACGCCCGAGAGCTCAAGCACGACCTCGAGTCACGACTCGACGCCGCCGTCGCCGGGTCGGCGATCGGAATCATCGTGCTCGGTTTCATCAGCGTCGGCCGCGAGGGGATCGAGACCGCCCTCTTCATCTGGGCAAGCGTCAACTCCGGCGAGAACGCCGTCGTCGGCTCGATCGGCGCGCTCCTCGGCATCCTCACCTCCGTCGTCATCGCCTATCTCATCTACCGCGGATTCGTCCGCATCAACCTCGGGACCTTCTTCACGTGGACCGGCCTCTTCCTCGTCGTCGTGGCCGCCGGCGTCCTCGCCTACGGCGTCGGCGACCTCCAGGAGGCGGGCGTCATCCCCGGCTGGGGGCAGGCCGCGTTCGACCTGAGCGCCGTCGTCCCTCCGACGAGCTGGTACGGCACCGTCCTCGGCGGACTCTTCAACTTCACCCCCGCCCCGACGTGGGCACAGTTCGGTGCGTGGCTGCTGTACCTGATCGTCACGCTCGTCTGCTTCATCCGGGTCTCAGGACTCGGCCGTCGGCGCCCGACCTCGGTCACGAAACCGGTCACGACGAACGCCTGA
- the dapD gene encoding 2,3,4,5-tetrahydropyridine-2,6-dicarboxylate N-succinyltransferase, producing the protein MTAAPAETPVPTHAWGSGLATIAADGTVLDTWFPEPSLGRIPEGRDRWIAPADLEALATDDERRAVRIDIVTVEIELQAAPQSTPDAYLRLHLLSHLLVQPNTISLDGVFAHLPIVVWTNAGPVHPADFDRLRPSLLRAGIHATGIDKFPRLLDYVTPDKVRIADASRVRLGAHLAPGTTVMHEGFVNFNAGTLGASMVEGRISQGVVVGDGSDIGGGASIMGTLSGGGTQRVAIGQRALLGANSGIGISIGDDSVVEAGLYVTAGTKVVLAGAAATAEGAPRTVKAVELSGVPNLLFRRNSLTGAVEVLPRSGSGVELNAALHA; encoded by the coding sequence ATGACCGCTGCGCCTGCCGAGACCCCCGTTCCGACTCACGCCTGGGGCTCCGGCCTCGCGACCATCGCCGCCGACGGCACCGTGCTCGACACCTGGTTCCCCGAGCCCTCGCTCGGACGGATCCCCGAGGGCCGCGACCGCTGGATCGCCCCCGCAGACCTCGAGGCCCTCGCGACCGACGACGAGCGCCGGGCCGTCCGCATCGACATCGTCACCGTCGAGATCGAGCTGCAGGCCGCTCCGCAGAGCACCCCGGACGCCTACCTGCGGCTGCACCTGCTCAGCCACCTGCTCGTCCAGCCGAACACGATCTCGCTCGACGGTGTCTTCGCGCACCTCCCGATCGTCGTCTGGACCAACGCCGGCCCCGTGCACCCCGCGGACTTCGACCGTCTCCGACCGTCGCTCCTCCGCGCCGGCATCCACGCGACCGGCATCGACAAGTTCCCGAGACTCCTCGACTACGTGACGCCCGACAAGGTCCGGATCGCCGACGCCTCACGCGTCCGGCTCGGCGCCCACCTGGCACCGGGAACCACCGTCATGCACGAGGGCTTCGTCAACTTCAACGCCGGGACCCTCGGCGCGTCGATGGTCGAAGGCCGCATCTCGCAGGGCGTCGTCGTCGGCGACGGCAGCGACATCGGCGGTGGTGCGTCGATCATGGGGACGCTCTCCGGCGGTGGTACGCAGCGGGTGGCGATCGGTCAGCGCGCCCTCCTCGGCGCCAACTCCGGCATCGGCATCTCGATCGGCGACGACTCCGTGGTCGAGGCCGGTCTCTACGTGACCGCGGGCACCAAGGTCGTCCTCGCGGGTGCTGCGGCCACGGCCGAGGGCGCGCCGCGCACGGTCAAGGCGGTCGAGCTGTCGGGTGTCCCCAACCTCCTGTTCCGTCGGAACTCGCTCACCGGTGCCGTCGAGGTGCTCCCCCGCTCGGGCTCGGGCGTCGAGCTGAACGCGGCACTGCACGCCTGA
- the dapC gene encoding succinyldiaminopimelate transaminase, producing MALQPLPDYPWDLMVPYAEQARRHPDGIVDLSIGSPVDPTPGLIRDALRAATDAHAYPTTVGTPELRQAIVDWFARRRGVDGLTLDAVLPTIGSKELVALLAFLLGLGAGDTVVHPVAAYPSYAVGAAIAGAEAFASDDPAEWPESTRLVWLNSPGNPDGRVLSVDELRTARARARELGAVLVGDECYAELGWEREWSDTPTPSVLDPRVTDGDTEGVLAIYSLSKQSNLAGYRAAFLAGDERLVRRLVTVRQHAGLMLPAPLQAAMVAALGDDAHVAEQKARYRARREVLLPAVREAGFRVDRSEAGLYLWITEGQDAWVSIDRLASIGVLAGPGVFYGEAGPQHVRLSLTATDERIAAAAARLRGLRPISG from the coding sequence GTGGCACTGCAGCCGCTGCCCGACTACCCCTGGGACCTCATGGTCCCGTATGCGGAGCAGGCCCGTCGGCACCCCGACGGCATCGTCGACCTCTCGATCGGTTCGCCGGTCGATCCGACTCCCGGCCTCATCCGGGATGCGCTCCGGGCGGCCACGGACGCACACGCCTACCCGACCACGGTCGGCACGCCCGAACTCCGGCAGGCGATCGTCGACTGGTTCGCGCGCCGTCGTGGCGTCGACGGGCTCACCCTCGACGCCGTCCTCCCGACGATCGGCTCGAAGGAACTCGTCGCGCTGCTCGCCTTCCTCCTCGGCCTGGGCGCCGGCGACACCGTGGTCCACCCCGTGGCCGCCTACCCGAGCTACGCGGTCGGCGCGGCGATCGCCGGAGCCGAGGCGTTCGCGTCCGACGACCCCGCCGAATGGCCGGAGAGCACCCGGCTGGTCTGGCTGAATTCCCCCGGCAACCCCGACGGTCGTGTCCTGTCGGTCGACGAGCTGCGGACAGCCCGAGCCAGAGCCCGCGAACTGGGCGCCGTCCTCGTGGGCGACGAATGCTACGCGGAACTCGGCTGGGAGAGGGAGTGGTCCGACACGCCGACCCCGTCCGTGCTCGATCCGCGCGTGACCGACGGCGACACCGAGGGTGTCCTCGCGATCTACTCCCTGAGCAAGCAGTCCAACCTCGCCGGCTACCGTGCCGCGTTCCTCGCGGGCGACGAGCGCCTGGTGCGTCGGCTGGTCACCGTGCGGCAGCACGCGGGTCTCATGCTGCCGGCCCCGCTGCAGGCCGCCATGGTCGCGGCACTCGGCGACGACGCCCACGTCGCGGAGCAGAAGGCTCGGTACCGCGCCCGACGTGAGGTGCTGCTCCCGGCCGTCCGCGAGGCCGGGTTCCGGGTCGACCGCAGCGAGGCGGGACTGTACCTGTGGATCACCGAGGGCCAGGACGCCTGGGTGAGTATCGACCGGCTGGCGTCGATCGGTGTCCTCGCCGGCCCGGGGGTGTTCTACGGCGAGGCCGGGCCGCAGCACGTGCGGCTCTCCCTGACCGCCACCGACGAGCGCATCGCGGCCGCCGCGGCCAGACTTCGGGGCCTCCGCCCGATTTCGGGGTGA